CGTCTCCGCGGCTGGCGCCGGATCGGCAGGGACATTGGGCTGCTGGGCATCCTGACCGGCCTGCCGGGCTGCGCGCCTGATACGCCGGCCGATACGGCAGCTGCAGCAGAGGCACTCGAGCCCCTGCTGATCATCCAGTCGCCCGATACGGGCAACGTCTTCTTTTCCCGAACCGGCAGCGCTATCGTCACCCCGGATTCCCAGGTCATCGTCGATGCGGGAGATGCCGGGCAGCTCCTCGTTTTCGACCAGAGCGGACGATTGCTGCACACAATCGGCAGACGTGGTCAAGGCCCGGGCGAGTTCCGGTCAGTGGCGTCGTTCGGCATCCGAGCCGACTCGCTCTGGGTTTTCGATTACGTCGCTCGGCGCGTCACAACGTTCTCGCTCGCCACCGGGCGCGTCGCAAGCTCGCTCGCAACGTCCCCGTCCCTTCCCGGCTGGAGCGGTCCGATCCGAATCGCGGCCCTGCTCGAAGGCGGGGGCATGCTGGTTCAGGGGCACTCGCGGCTTGGCGATGCTTCGGGGCCAAGCGTCATTCCATTCGGCGTCGTGAGCTCATCCGGTCGATACACACCCATTGGTACGCTAGACCTGGCTGGGACGAGCTTTCAACTCGTCCAG
This region of Gemmatimonadales bacterium genomic DNA includes:
- a CDS encoding 6-bladed beta-propeller; this encodes MTPPAADLAPVRLRGWRRIGRDIGLLGILTGLPGCAPDTPADTAAAAEALEPLLIIQSPDTGNVFFSRTGSAIVTPDSQVIVDAGDAGQLLVFDQSGRLLHTIGRRGQGPGEFRSVASFGIRADSLWVFDYVARRVTTFSLATGRVASSLATSPSLPGWSGPIRIAALLEGGGMLVQGHSRLGDASGPSVIPFGVVSSSGRYTPIGTLDLAGTSFQLVQPNGTSIVGIQPFTPRPSLVPAPRGDRFAFVEPGDTGVSITMFGSDGRVRYQTHLAIRGEELTRSVADSILTRMAPHVASAEGGAIHRPRRLPAVSWALADNDGSLWLALDPPGLERTALRWLIVDPDGRQAGTVLVPSEHRVVRPDGSSYWAWVLDSLDVPALGRYSWTAAVR